One stretch of Ananas comosus cultivar F153 linkage group 6, ASM154086v1, whole genome shotgun sequence DNA includes these proteins:
- the LOC109711219 gene encoding aspartate aminotransferase, chloroplastic has protein sequence MASTVLSAPFPSAVDLRGRSPMIGVPKNGGDHLLLKGKGFGRVRMSVAVNLSRFEGVTMAPPDPILGVSEAFKADTNELKLNLGVGAYRTEELQPYVLNVVKKAEKLMLERGENKEYLPIEGLAAFNKVTAELLLGADNPVIKQGKVATVQGLSGTGSLRLAAAFIQRYFPEAKALISSPTWGNHKNIFNDARVPWSEYRYYDPRTVGLDFEGMIADIKAAPDGSFVVLHGCAHNPTGIDPTPEQWEKIADVVQEKNHIPFFDVAYQGFASGSLDTDAFSVRLFVERGLELLVAQSYSKNLGLYAERIGAVNFVCSASDVTDRVKSQLKRLARPMYSNPPVHGARIVANVVGDPTLFDEWKQEMEQMAGRIKHVRQRLYDSLSQKDKSGKDWSFILKQIGMFSFTGLNKAQSDNMTNKWHVYMTKDGRISLAGLSLSKCEYLADAIIDSFHNVS, from the exons ATGGCCTCCACCGTTCTCTCCGCGCCCTTCCCCTCCGCGGTGGATCTCCGCGGACGATCTCCG ATGATCGGAGTCCCAAAGAATGGAGGAGACCATCTTTTGCTCAAGGGAAAG GGCTTTGGTCGTGTTAGAATGTCTGTTGCTGTAAATTTATCTCGTTTCGAGGGCGTGACAATGGCCCCTCCAGATCCGATTCTTGGTGTATCAGAAGCATTCAAAGCAGACACAAACGAGTTGAAACTCAACCTTGGTGTTGGAGCCTACAGGACTGAGGAATTACAACCTTATGTGCTAAATGTAGTTAAGAAG GCAGAAAAACTTAtgctagagagaggagagaacaAGGAG TATCTTCCAATTGAAGGTCTTGCTGCATTTAACAAGGTGACTGCGGAGCTATTACTTGGAGCAGATAATCCTGTCATCAAGCAAGGAAAA GTTGCTACCGTTCAAGGTCTTTCAGGAACTGGATCTCTACGCCTTGCTGCGGCATTCATACAAAGATACTTCCCTGAAGCAAAAGCTTTAATATCGTCACCAACTTGGG GTAATCACAAGAACATCTTCAATGATGCCAGGGTCCCTTGGTCTGAGTATCGCTATTACGATCCAAGAACTGTCGGACTGGATTTTGAAGGAATGATTGCAGACATAAAG GCTGCACCGGATGGTTCTTTTGTTGTGCTACATGGTTGCGCTCACAACCCAACAGGTATAGATCCAACTCCTGAACAGTGGGAAAAAATAGCGGATGTCGTTCAAGAGAAGAACCACATCCCTTTCTTTGATGTTGCCTACCAG GGATTTGCCAGCGGAAGCCTTGATACAGATGCTTTCTCTGTTAGGCTGTTTGTTGAGCGTGGTTTGGAACTTCTCGTTGCTCAATCCTACAGTAAAAACTTAGGATTATATGCTGAAAGGATTGGAGCAGTAAACTTCGTTTGCTCAGCTTCGGATGTTACTGATAG GGTAAAGAGTCAGCTGAAACGACTGGCACGGCCAATGTACTCGAACCCTCCTGTTCACGGCGCCAGAATAGTTGCTAATGTTGTCGGAGATCCAACTCTTTTCGATGAATGgaagcaagagatggaacaaatgGCGGGTCGAATCAAGCATGTTAGGCAGAGGCTCTATGATAGCCTCTCCCAGAAGGACAAGAGTGGGAAGGACTGGTCCTTCATTCTGAAGCAGATCGGCATGTTCTCATTCACCGGCCTAAACAAAGCACAG